Proteins found in one Triticum urartu cultivar G1812 chromosome 4, Tu2.1, whole genome shotgun sequence genomic segment:
- the LOC125554020 gene encoding chemocyanin-like, with protein MAMAQGRGSAAQGFALGFLVLCLLLGADTAGAATYNVDWSFAAGSWPSGKTFRAGDVLVFSYNPAVHNVVAVDAGGYNSCRGSGATHTYTSGSDRVTLVPGTNYFICSLSGHCGLGMKMAVTAN; from the exons ATGGCAATGGCTCAGGGAAGAGGCAGtgcggcgcagggcttcgccctCGGCTTCCTCGTGCTGTGCCTCCTCCTCGGCGCCGACACCGCCGGCGCCGCCACCTACAACGTCGACTGGTCGTTCGCCGCCGGCAGCTGGCCCAGCGGCAAGACCTTCCGCGCAGGGGACGTCCTCG TGTTCAGCTACAACCCGGCCGTGCACAACGTGGTGGCGGTGGACGCCGGCGGCTACAACAGCTGCCGCGGCTCCGGCGCGACGCACACCTACACCTCGGGGAGCGACCGCGTGACCCTCGTCCCCGGGACGAACTACTTCATCTGCAGCCTCAGCGGCCACTGCGGGCTCGGGATGAAGATGGCCGTCACTGCAAACTGA
- the LOC125554019 gene encoding aldehyde oxidase GLOX-like — protein MKPPPALLTRGLALVLALACAGIAPASGGGAGGGRWDVLQRSIGVSAMHMQLLHNDRVIIFDRTDFGPSNLSLPDGRCRRNPRERVLPVDCTAHSAEYDVASNTFRPLSVFTDTWCSSGTVAPDGTLVQTGGWNDGYRNVRAMRACDGGDDDDGGSCDWNETQDALAANRWYATNQVLPDGRAFIVGGRRQFNYEFFPKADASDASAIALSFLVQTRDPEENNLYPFVHLNIDGNLFIFAKNRAVLLDYRKNKIVRTYPELAGGDPRNYPSSGSSVLLPLKPSPTEAEVLVCGGAPAGSYNSTKEKTFFPALVTCGRIKITDASPAWVIERMPSPRVMGDMILLPNGAEVAIINGAMDGTAGWEAASTPAYAPVMYRPDHAPGDRFEEQSATDIARLYHSSAILLRDGRVLVGGSNPHIYYNFSNVRYPTELSLEAFSPEYLDSSNDALRPKITDPSPAGPAVSVKYGQSMTLQFEVPAVAPRRRPRGGGEGGGGALGLVSVTMVAPSFTTHSFAMNQRLLLLDVAGTTALHSTAGAGAGAYEASVAMPATAVLAPPGYYMVFVVNGHIPSEGVWVHIE, from the coding sequence ATGAAGCCTCCTCCCGCATTGCTGACCCGCGGCCTCGCTCTTGTCCTGGCCCTCGCATGCGCCGGCATTGCaccggcgagcggcggcggcgccggcggcgggcgGTGGGACGTGCTGCAGCGCAGCATCGGCGTGTCGGCGATGCACATGCAGCTCCTGCACAACGACCGCGTCATCATCTTCGACCGCACCGACTTCGGCCCGTCCAACCTCTCCCTCCCCGACGGCCGCTGCCGCCGCAACCCCAGGGAGCGCGTGCTCCCCGTCGACTGCACCGCGCACTCCGCCGAGTACGACGTCGCGTCCAACACCTTCCGCCCGCTCTCCGTCTTCACCGACACCTGGTGCTCCTCGGGCACCGTCGCGCCCGACGGCACCCTCGTCCAGACCGGCGGCTGGAACGACGGCTACCGCAACGTGCGCGCCATGCGCGCGTGCGACGGCggagacgacgacgacggcggcagCTGCGACTGGAACGAGACGCAGGACGCGCTCGCCGCCAACCGGTGGTACGCCACCAACCAGGTCCTCCCCGACGGCCGCGCCTTCATCGTCGGCGGCCGCAGGCAGTTCAACTACGAGTTCTTCCCCAAGGCCGATGCTTCCGACGCCTCGGCCATCGCATTGTCGTTCCTGGTTCAAACCAGGGACCCCGAGGAGAACAATCTGTATCCTTTCGTCCACCTCAACATCGACGGCAACCTTTTCATCTTCGCCAAGAACCGCGCCGTCCTTCTCGACTACAGGAAGAACAAGATCGTCCGGACGTACCCCGAGCTGGCCGGCGGCGACCCCAGGAACTACCCCAGCTCGGGCTCGTCGGTGCTGCTGCCCCTGAAGCCTTCGCCCACCGAGGCCGAGGTGCTGGTCTGCGGCGGCGCGCCCGCGGGCTCCTACAACTCGACCAAGGAGAAGACCTTCTTCCCGGCGCTGGTGACGTGCGGGCGGATCAAGATCACGGACGCTTCGCCGGCGTGGGTGATCGAGAGAATGCCGTCGCCGCGGGTGATGGGGGACATGATCCTGCTGCCCAACGGCGCCGAGGTGGCGATCATCAACGGCGCCATGGACGGCACCGCCGGGTGGGAGGCCGCCAGCACCCCGGCGTACGCGCCCGTCATGTACCGGCCAGACCACGCGCCCGGGGACCGGTTCGAGGAGCAGAGCGCGACCGACATCGCGCGGCTGTACCACTCGTCGGCGATCCTCCTCCGCGACGGCCGGGTGCTGGTCGGCGGGAGCAACCCGCACATCTACTACAACTTCAGCAACGTGCGGTACCCGACAGAGCTCAGCCTGGAGGCCTTCTCCCCGGAGTACCTGGACAGCTCCAACGACGCCCTCCGCCCAAAGATCACCGACCCCTCGCCCGCCGGCCCGGCGGTGAGCGTGAAGTACGGACAGTCAATGACCCTCCAGTTCGAGGTGCCAGCGGTGGCGCCGAGAAGGAGACCGCGCGGCgggggcgagggcggcggcggcgctctcGGCCTGGTGTCGGTGACGATGGTGGCGCCGTCGTTCACGACGCACTCGTTCGCGATGAACCAGAGGCTGCTGCTCCTGGACGTGGCGGGGACGACGGCGCTGCACAGCACcgcgggcgcgggcgcgggcgcgTACGAGGCATCGGTGGCGATGCCGGCGACGGCCGTGCTGGCGCCGCCGGGGTACTACATGGTGTTCGTGGTGAACGGGCACATCCCCAGCGAGGGCGTGTGGGTCCACATAGAGTGA